A window of the Gossypium arboreum isolate Shixiya-1 chromosome 2, ASM2569848v2, whole genome shotgun sequence genome harbors these coding sequences:
- the LOC108467319 gene encoding uncharacterized protein LOC108467319 has protein sequence MRTQKRPMHAVSMWVRRQPPKVKAFLAVVSGMAALVLLRVIVHDHDNLFVAAEAVHSIGISVLIYKLTKEKTCAGLSLKSQELTAIFLAVRLYCSFVMEYDIHTLLDLATLATTLWVIYMIRFKLKSSYMEDKDNFVIYYVVVPCAVLALCIHPTTSHNLLNRISWAFCVYLEAVSVLPQLRVMQNTKIVEPFTAHYVFALGVARFLSCAHWVLQVLDSRGRLLVALGYGLWPSMVLISEIVQTFILADFCYYYIKSVFGGQLVLRLPSGVV, from the exons ATGAGGACACAGAAGAGGCCGATGCATGCGGTGTCGATGTGGGTAAGACGACAGCCGCCGAAGGTGAAGGCTTTTTTGGCGGTGGTATCGGGGATGGCGGCATTGGTTCTTCTCCGAGTCATTGTACAtgaccacgataacctcttcgttGCCGCCGAGGCTGTCCATTCTATCGGAATCTCTGTCCTCATCTATAAGCTCACCAAGGAGAAGACTTGTGCTG GACTATCACTCAAATCCCAAGAACTAACAGCTATCTTTTTAGCTGTTAGGCTGTACTGTAGCTTTGTTATGGAATATGACATACACACCTTACTTGATTTAGCCACATTGGCTACAACATTGTGGGTTATTTATATGATCCGTTTCAAACTAAAGTCCAGCTACATGGAAGACAAGGACAACTTTGTGATATATTATGTT GTTGTCCCTTGTGCAGTACTAGCTCTGTGTATTCATCCAACAACTTCCCATAATCTATTGAACCGGATTTCCTGGGCATTCTGTGTATATCTGGAAGCTGTTTCAGTTTTACCTCAGTTGCGAGTGATGCAAAACACCAAG ATTGTTGAGCCTTTTACAGCTCATTATGTGTTTGCGTTGGGTGTTGCAAGGTTCCTCAGCTGTGCTCACTGGGTTCTCCAG GTTTTAGACAGCCGAGGCCGCTTGCTGGTAGCCCTGGGTTATGGATTGTGGCCTTCTATGGTTCTTATATCGGAAATTGTTCAAACTTTCATTTTAGCAGACTTCTGTTACTATTATATCAAGAG TGTCTTTGGAGGGCAGCTTGTTCTCCGTCTACCCTCTGGGGTGGTCTAA